From Riemerella anatipestifer ATCC 11845 = DSM 15868, a single genomic window includes:
- a CDS encoding RNA methyltransferase, whose product MLTSHKVKILQSLDKKKFRQKYNLFLVEGNKIIKELKNTNIEIESVYSVNSDGIEFLADVLVPITEKELKKVSFLKTPKDSLAVCYLPTPKITEDNNINLVLDGLQDPGNLGTIIRLADWFGIEQIVCSTDTVDVYNPKVIQATMGSFTRVNVVYSDIEQFLLNSPAENIGTDMEGENLYKTNFPKKFNLVLGNEGNGMRPSVERLMKRNITIPRFGNHRATESLNVSMAAGIILGQIFSDK is encoded by the coding sequence ATGCTTACGAGTCATAAAGTTAAAATTTTACAATCTTTGGATAAGAAAAAATTCAGACAAAAATACAATTTGTTTTTGGTTGAAGGTAACAAAATCATCAAAGAATTAAAAAACACCAATATAGAAATAGAGTCTGTTTACTCTGTAAATAGTGATGGAATAGAATTTTTAGCTGATGTTTTAGTTCCCATTACGGAAAAGGAACTAAAAAAGGTGAGTTTTCTTAAAACTCCTAAAGATAGTTTAGCGGTTTGTTATTTGCCTACTCCAAAAATCACAGAAGATAACAATATTAATTTAGTTTTAGATGGGCTTCAAGACCCAGGTAATTTAGGGACTATTATCCGTTTGGCGGATTGGTTTGGCATAGAGCAGATAGTCTGTAGTACAGATACCGTAGATGTTTACAACCCCAAAGTAATACAAGCTACCATGGGCTCTTTTACTAGAGTGAATGTGGTGTATAGTGATATAGAACAATTTTTATTGAATTCTCCTGCAGAAAATATCGGTACAGATATGGAGGGCGAAAATCTATACAAAACTAATTTTCCCAAAAAGTTCAATCTAGTGTTAGGAAACGAAGGCAACGGAATGCGACCTAGCGTAGAACGATTGATGAAACGGAATATCACTATTCCTCGTTTTGGCAATCACAGAGCTACAGAAAGTCTTAATGTATCTATGGCGGCGGGGATTATTTTAGGACAAATATTTTCTGATAAATAA
- the tamL gene encoding translocation and assembly module lipoprotein TamL → MTRKHIRKYFQKYYLFSALAILLAFLYACSSTKKVPHGEALLTKNTIIYEDKKLFASEISNYIQQKPNKKVLFVVPFGLWLYNAANPKYDTILTEYMTYPNQMRNQSLRDSLFVKYGHPEYVGKSLTVDRFLHTVGEAPKILEQGKTIASAKNMRQFMRYRGYWDAKVDYKQDIDTAKQKAQVTYKLTFNEPTKIKNYYYSIPDSNIRGIYEGEFHKSKIKTGDILDQKKLEEEVKRITERMREMGYYSFNRTNEEIYFTADTLESNKSVPLTMDIHKGNKNSPYKKTTIGKVDVFVVNHISDTLNTQPYRFDKLSEDDSVRIHKLDQQYTTRSLWLPTILKSGEVYKQKWLDLTKRNINAMNNFSIIDYKESLRKNNDSILDVRYILKPLSKYEFKAAFDAHYSQILNFGFSPSIELITRNVFGGAENLSTSFSGIIGTTKNGKDPGKIFNAYELSAQMALNIPRLLLPFKHHKLIPKRYSPTTSIVLGTSVQNNIGMDRINFNGSLNYTANVNDVVSHRLSLFNTQLSLTRNKDSYYDLFRGDNEARQNIFNLYQAFNPSYDTNAYPYDEVSKTIISDGTFLSSLNTENRNMYNTFLQSLLNRDRQTQNILISSLNYQFLYNEIGKEYYKHPFYFNGKMEFAGNLISLLGKTKDSKSILTNNEKTIFDIPYSQFAKFDADVRKYLNINSKSTLVFRQFIGVGIPYGNSTNMPFVRSYFNGGSNDIRAWIAFGGLGPADSQINEKVRSFIMGNVKLTSNIEYRFPINNMFEGALFTDAGNIWSLKDTGLGDAFKFNKFYKQLGVGSGFGVRINVAYVTLRVDFAYKMYDPNQPEGERWRINKIQPLKPTLNFAFGYPF, encoded by the coding sequence ATGACTCGTAAGCATATCAGAAAATATTTTCAAAAGTATTATTTATTTTCCGCACTTGCAATTCTACTTGCTTTTTTGTACGCTTGTAGTAGCACCAAAAAAGTACCTCACGGTGAAGCCTTACTTACGAAAAACACTATAATTTACGAAGATAAAAAGCTATTTGCCAGCGAAATATCTAATTACATACAACAGAAACCTAATAAGAAAGTTCTTTTTGTGGTTCCGTTTGGATTATGGCTTTATAATGCTGCTAATCCTAAATATGATACTATTCTCACAGAATATATGACCTACCCTAACCAAATGAGAAATCAGAGTTTGAGGGACTCTCTATTTGTTAAATACGGTCACCCTGAATATGTAGGAAAATCTTTAACCGTAGACCGTTTTCTACACACCGTAGGCGAAGCTCCTAAAATTTTGGAGCAAGGAAAAACCATTGCTAGTGCAAAAAATATGAGGCAATTTATGCGTTATAGAGGTTATTGGGACGCCAAGGTGGATTACAAACAAGATATTGATACTGCAAAACAAAAAGCCCAAGTAACTTATAAGCTCACCTTTAACGAGCCGACAAAAATAAAAAACTATTATTACTCTATCCCAGATAGCAATATTAGGGGGATTTATGAAGGGGAATTTCATAAAAGTAAAATAAAAACAGGAGATATTCTTGATCAAAAAAAATTGGAAGAGGAAGTCAAAAGAATTACCGAGCGTATGAGAGAGATGGGCTACTATAGTTTCAATAGAACTAATGAGGAAATTTACTTTACCGCAGATACACTAGAAAGCAACAAAAGTGTACCTCTCACAATGGATATACATAAAGGTAATAAGAATAGTCCTTATAAAAAAACAACTATAGGAAAGGTAGACGTATTCGTTGTAAACCACATTAGTGACACCCTAAATACTCAACCGTACCGTTTTGATAAACTCTCTGAAGACGACAGTGTAAGAATACACAAACTTGACCAACAATATACAACCCGCTCTCTATGGCTCCCCACCATTCTTAAAAGTGGAGAAGTTTACAAGCAAAAATGGCTAGACCTTACTAAAAGGAACATCAATGCGATGAATAATTTCAGTATTATAGATTACAAAGAAAGTTTAAGAAAAAATAACGACAGTATTTTAGATGTAAGGTATATCTTAAAACCACTTTCTAAATACGAGTTTAAAGCCGCCTTTGATGCTCATTATTCTCAAATATTAAACTTTGGTTTCTCTCCTTCTATAGAGCTTATTACAAGAAATGTATTTGGTGGTGCAGAAAATCTATCTACAAGTTTTTCAGGTATTATTGGTACTACCAAAAACGGCAAAGACCCTGGTAAAATATTCAACGCTTACGAACTTTCTGCACAGATGGCTCTTAATATCCCAAGGCTTTTACTCCCTTTTAAACACCACAAATTAATTCCTAAACGCTATTCTCCCACAACTTCTATTGTTTTAGGAACTTCTGTACAGAATAACATTGGTATGGATAGAATTAACTTTAATGGAAGTCTCAACTATACTGCTAATGTAAATGATGTGGTTTCTCACAGACTTTCTCTATTCAACACACAGCTAAGTTTAACTAGAAATAAAGACAGCTATTATGACCTATTCCGTGGAGATAATGAGGCAAGACAAAATATCTTTAATCTGTATCAGGCTTTTAACCCCTCCTATGATACAAATGCCTATCCCTACGATGAAGTTTCTAAAACTATAATTTCCGATGGAACCTTTTTAAGCTCTTTAAATACAGAGAATAGAAATATGTATAATACATTCTTACAGTCGCTACTTAATAGAGATAGACAGACGCAAAATATACTTATTTCTTCTCTAAACTATCAGTTTTTATACAACGAAATTGGTAAAGAATACTACAAACATCCATTCTATTTTAATGGAAAAATGGAATTTGCAGGAAACCTCATTAGTTTACTCGGAAAAACCAAAGATTCCAAAAGTATTTTAACCAACAACGAAAAAACAATATTCGATATTCCTTATTCACAGTTTGCAAAGTTTGATGCCGATGTGAGAAAATACCTTAACATCAATTCAAAATCTACACTTGTTTTTAGGCAGTTTATTGGAGTAGGTATTCCTTATGGAAACTCAACCAATATGCCATTTGTGAGATCTTATTTTAATGGAGGCTCTAATGATATTCGTGCGTGGATTGCCTTTGGGGGGCTTGGTCCTGCCGATTCTCAAATAAATGAAAAAGTAAGGTCTTTTATTATGGGAAATGTAAAACTAACTTCTAATATAGAATACAGATTCCCTATAAATAATATGTTTGAAGGGGCTTTGTTTACAGATGCAGGAAACATTTGGTCGCTTAAAGATACAGGATTAGGAGATGCCTTTAAGTTCAATAAATTTTATAAACAGCTAGGCGTTGGTAGTGGCTTTGGGGTAAGAATAAATGTTGCCTATGTTACCCTCAGAGTAGATTTTGCCTACAAAATGTACGACCCTAACCAACCAGAAGGAGAACGCTGGAGAATCAATAAGATACAACCACTTAAACCTACACTCAACTTTGCCTTTGGTTATCC